A window of Thermodesulfovibrio thiophilus DSM 17215 contains these coding sequences:
- the nadA gene encoding quinolinate synthase NadA: protein MVNETLEEIKKLKKKRNAIILAHNYQKEEIQEIADFVGDSLELSRTAAQVKCDVIVFCGVHFMAETAAILNPDKTVLLPEIDAGCPMADTVDVTELKKWIKKYPHAPVISYVNTTAEVKALSYACCTSANAPQIVKAVPFNSIIFVPDKNLADWVKKNVPDKEIIVWNGFCPTHHMIKKEDVLRAKESHPDALVVVHPECRPEVIELADHVASTSGMVRFTKASSHREFIIGTETGLLYKLKKENPDKIFYPLKKTMICPNMKITTLESVLSALKENKYVIKVSEELRIKAKQAVDRMLTLVS from the coding sequence ATGGTCAACGAAACATTAGAAGAAATAAAAAAATTAAAAAAGAAAAGAAATGCTATAATCCTTGCCCATAACTATCAAAAAGAAGAAATTCAAGAAATTGCTGATTTTGTTGGAGACTCTCTTGAACTGAGCAGGACAGCAGCTCAGGTTAAGTGTGATGTCATAGTTTTCTGCGGAGTTCATTTCATGGCTGAAACTGCAGCAATTCTTAACCCGGATAAAACTGTTCTTTTGCCTGAGATTGATGCAGGATGTCCTATGGCAGATACTGTTGATGTTACAGAACTCAAGAAATGGATTAAAAAATATCCTCATGCTCCTGTTATTTCTTATGTAAATACAACAGCAGAGGTCAAGGCTTTAAGTTATGCATGCTGTACATCCGCCAATGCTCCTCAGATAGTAAAAGCAGTTCCTTTTAATTCAATCATATTTGTTCCTGACAAAAATCTTGCTGACTGGGTTAAAAAAAATGTTCCTGATAAAGAAATTATTGTATGGAATGGTTTCTGCCCCACCCATCACATGATAAAGAAAGAAGATGTGCTTCGCGCAAAGGAATCTCATCCAGATGCCCTTGTAGTTGTTCATCCTGAATGCCGTCCAGAAGTTATTGAACTTGCAGATCATGTTGCCTCTACCTCAGGGATGGTGAGATTTACAAAAGCATCTTCTCACAGAGAATTTATAATAGGAACAGAAACAGGACTTCTATACAAGCTTAAAAAAGAAAATCCGGATAAAATTTTCTATCCACTGAAAAAAACCATGATATGCCCAAATATGAAAATAACCACACTGGAAAGTGTTCTGTCTGCCTTAAAAGAAAATAAATATGTAATTAAAGTTTCAGAAGAACTCCGAATAAAAGCAAAACAAGCTGTTGACAGAATGCTCACTCTGGTTTCTTAG
- a CDS encoding lytic transglycosylase domain-containing protein has protein sequence MHKLLQIFIILFLIYSNAWADRICLKIINGQEVYTNLCNRESKKKSIKKSVNYRMPAMSQTSSSISREELENIVEEKSKHYSMDSKLIKEMIREESAWNVNAISPKGAMGIMQLMPSTAMLMGVKNPYDPVENIDAGIRYMKYLLEKFNGDVNLALAAYNAGPNLVESLGRIPNIVETQNYVRRISLRYSGKVPEFSSYPGIKRSSPIKAVVLSDGTVVYTNREDIYIWSTKH, from the coding sequence ATGCATAAATTGTTACAAATTTTTATAATTCTCTTTCTTATTTACAGTAATGCGTGGGCTGATAGAATTTGCTTGAAAATTATAAACGGGCAAGAAGTTTATACAAATTTATGCAATAGAGAAAGCAAAAAAAAATCGATAAAGAAATCTGTAAATTATCGAATGCCAGCCATGAGTCAGACATCTTCCAGTATATCCAGGGAAGAACTTGAAAACATTGTTGAAGAAAAATCAAAGCATTATAGTATGGATTCCAAACTTATAAAAGAGATGATACGGGAAGAATCAGCCTGGAATGTAAACGCTATTTCACCAAAGGGAGCTATGGGAATTATGCAACTTATGCCCTCAACAGCAATGCTTATGGGTGTAAAAAATCCTTATGATCCTGTTGAAAATATCGATGCCGGGATAAGATATATGAAGTATTTGCTTGAAAAGTTTAATGGAGATGTAAATCTTGCTCTTGCTGCATACAATGCAGGGCCAAACCTCGTTGAATCACTCGGCAGAATACCAAATATAGTGGAAACACAGAATTATGTAAGAAGAATATCTTTAAGATACTCAGGAAAGGTTCCGGAATTTTCAAGTTATCCCGGAATTAAAAGATCTTCACCTATAAAAGCTGTTGTCCTGTCCGATGGAACTGTTGTATATACCAACAGGGAGGATATCTATATATGGTCAACGAAACATTAG
- a CDS encoding TetR/AcrR family transcriptional regulator has product MNKCSAYESRQKIINVAEKIFSQYGYNGATMRMIAKEANISIGGLYLHFKNKEELSLFLLKKRIEEFFEKILKPVESIESPVDALKALIKNIAEYAKENREFIIMHTKEHGFTFGLSIKKEFFKKELGIIKNIIQKGIASGEFSNSYDPEEVAKIILNITRGFVMSVVVDSENLFNPEECLNILLYGLFNKNRS; this is encoded by the coding sequence ATGAACAAATGTTCAGCATATGAGTCAAGGCAGAAAATTATCAATGTAGCTGAAAAAATCTTTTCTCAATACGGTTACAATGGTGCTACCATGAGAATGATTGCAAAGGAAGCCAATATAAGTATTGGAGGATTATATCTTCATTTTAAAAATAAGGAGGAGTTATCTTTATTTTTGCTTAAAAAGAGAATTGAAGAATTTTTTGAAAAAATTTTAAAGCCTGTTGAAAGCATTGAAAGTCCTGTTGATGCATTAAAAGCTTTGATAAAAAATATAGCAGAATATGCAAAAGAAAATAGGGAATTTATAATAATGCACACTAAAGAGCACGGTTTTACTTTTGGCTTAAGTATAAAAAAAGAGTTTTTTAAGAAAGAACTGGGAATTATTAAGAATATTATTCAAAAGGGCATTGCTTCAGGTGAATTCAGTAATAGTTACGATCCTGAAGAAGTTGCTAAAATAATTTTAAATATTACAAGGGGCTTTGTTATGTCTGTTGTTGTTGATAGTGAAAATTTATTTAACCCGGAAGAATGCCTGAATATTCTTCTGTATGGTTTGTTTAATAAAAATAGGAGTTAG